From the uncultured Methanomethylovorans sp. genome, the window AAGAAGTAGTGTATAATGGAAAATTCGTAGATAATGCACAATCTATGCGCCAATTCTCAGAAAAGCTGAATGGGGTGGCAGCTATCTGTAAACTATTGGAGAAGGGTGCAAGATAAAGAAAAAACCAATTTTCCCAAATTCTTGAGTCTTTGAATAATGCAGGTGATATCGCAAAACTTCTAATTGTTCAGAGAAGGAGTTAATTATCGCATCAAAAGTGTATAATGTTTGGAGGAATCTCTATCCAACGGCTCAACCATGTGTTTTAAATATCTTTGAAACACATATCTCTTAGTATGCTAAAGCACAACTTAACGGCGTTTACTTTGTATATTTTAACATGAAGCATGTCGGTAAAATAAGTGCTTTATTCTAATTTTATCCAAAAAAGGTGATAAGAATGCATTATGGTTTAGGAATTGATGCTGGGGGAACCTATACTGACGCTGTTATTGTAAGGGGGTCGGATGGAGCGATCATTGATGCAAAAAAATCTTTTACTACTTACCCCGATATTCAGCAAGGAATTCAAAATGTACTGAATTCACTGGATCAGAACTATCTAAAAGATGTAAATCTCGTATCTGTATCTACGACCCTTTCCACAAATGCACTTCTTGAAAACACCGGCAGGCCAGTAGGGCTAATATTAGTAGGAGAGCAGGCAACAGACAAAGAATATCCTGCTGAAAGTGTTGTTTTTGTTTCGGGTGGTCATGATACAAATGGTGAAGAAGAGTATCCTTTGGACATTGAAGCTGTAAAAAGTTATATAGAAACATCTAAATCATGGGTTTCAGCCTATGCTGTGTCCGCATACTTTGGTACGCGCAACCCTGAGCATGAACTTACAGTAAAAAGTATAATACATAGTATCACAGACCTACCGGTTGTGTGTGGACATGAACTCTCACAGGAACTCGGGGTTTATGAAAGAGCTGTAACTGCAGCTCTTAATGCTCAGTTGATCCCTATCACCTATCAATTTGTAAATGCCGTAGCTTCAGATATCAAAAAGCGGGGAATCAATGCTAGGTTGTTGATGCTCAAGTGCGATGGATCGGTTTACAACATAGAGGATGCACTTGAGAAACCCATTGAAACAATATTTTCAGGCCCTGCTGCAAGCATCCTTGGTGCCTCGTACCTTGCAAAAGTCGATACATGTGCAGTTATTGATGTGGGGGGCACAAGTACTGATGTATCATCTATAAAAAATGGCATTCCCCAGATAAGTTCCGAAGGTTGCATGGTAGGTGGTTGGAAAACACGTGTAAAAGCTATGACAATGGAAACTTCGGCTCTGGGCGGCGATAGCCATGTTTGGGTCAAAGATAAAAACGTGAATATAGGTCCGAGAAGAGTCATACCTTTATGCGTTGCAGCAACCCTATTCCCTCATTTTCTTTATCGTCTGAAACGTAACAAAATGGTTTTGCGAAAGGACACAAATGAAAACTATCAGCAAACCAAATTCATAGTCAGAACTGAGTATGAAGCTACTGGATTGATGGAAAAGGAAAAGGAGATGCTCAAGCTAATAGGTGATGAACCGATTTCTGTTATAGAACTGACTGATATGACAGATGCAAAGGAAATAGTACTCATCAATAAAACACTTGATTCACTCATAAATAAAAGGCTTATTCAGTCTATCGGTTTTACGCCTACCGATGTGCTTCATGTACTTGGAGAATATGAGCAGTGGAACAAAGAAGCTTCGGAAACAGGAGCTTTTTATCTGTCAAAGTATGCGAACATGGGTAAATACGAGTTCTGCAGGCATGTAAAAGCCCTTTTTGCGATGAATATGGTCCATGATCTAATGTCATTTCTTATACCTGCTATCCCAAAAAATGCAATAGATGAGGTTCTAAGTGGGAATTATCCTGCAAGGTTCAAAACAGATATTCCCGTGGTATTGCTTGGGGGCCCGGTTTCTGCATATGTGGATGATTTGAAATCTCTAATTGATGCAGATGTGCAGGTTCCACAATTTGCCAGTGTGGGG encodes:
- a CDS encoding hydantoinase/oxoprolinase family protein; this translates as MHYGLGIDAGGTYTDAVIVRGSDGAIIDAKKSFTTYPDIQQGIQNVLNSLDQNYLKDVNLVSVSTTLSTNALLENTGRPVGLILVGEQATDKEYPAESVVFVSGGHDTNGEEEYPLDIEAVKSYIETSKSWVSAYAVSAYFGTRNPEHELTVKSIIHSITDLPVVCGHELSQELGVYERAVTAALNAQLIPITYQFVNAVASDIKKRGINARLLMLKCDGSVYNIEDALEKPIETIFSGPAASILGASYLAKVDTCAVIDVGGTSTDVSSIKNGIPQISSEGCMVGGWKTRVKAMTMETSALGGDSHVWVKDKNVNIGPRRVIPLCVAATLFPHFLYRLKRNKMVLRKDTNENYQQTKFIVRTEYEATGLMEKEKEMLKLIGDEPISVIELTDMTDAKEIVLINKTLDSLINKRLIQSIGFTPTDVLHVLGEYEQWNKEASETGAFYLSKYANMGKYEFCRHVKALFAMNMVHDLMSFLIPAIPKNAIDEVLSGNYPARFKTDIPVVLLGGPVSAYVDDLKSLIDADVQVPQFASVGNAVGALVGKSVKRVEIMIKPASLVNPDSDFLVFSSVGRERFERYSDAVDYATKMGHSLVLNYEKRCGIIKEDTIVNVSKHTISPDNWPHPPIETRITVVGVGDPMMAIRGTYNNTNCSS